In Methanosarcina siciliae T4/M, one genomic interval encodes:
- a CDS encoding Nre family DNA repair protein has product MKDSLCIKCKGKGLCGRPHCPILEKFRSLQSISPAISGDSVFGASPPALFVGSYGHPRVSAGPLIPPLAKENEALLLEEPSAWGNMKIEDVISMRSRMVRANTSLHVKDARSKENPLLVKAQELALSKKPVDTEAWFFKAPKQELKFDAVLTPMGPSGLMKNFELAENPDVPKKVDYLVYDTDALAKDAVTELLKSDVSTEHITRLFSIGLLGKERKIVPTRWSITAVDDMAGKELADRIKDFPWVSDIRLFSGTHFGNHFEVLILPRAYSFELIEIWLPKTVWSGESSWIGEDSEGLDGKKGYSPLAGGYYAARLPVLEYLTEIKRQASVFVLREITPDYWAPLGVWVVREGMRNALQNPPGTFESLEAAVSDLAGRVKTPKIEWIKQAKMLSDFRFQKTLDSFFSL; this is encoded by the coding sequence GTGAAAGACTCACTGTGCATAAAATGCAAGGGAAAAGGACTTTGCGGGCGCCCCCACTGTCCAATTTTAGAGAAGTTCAGGTCCCTGCAATCAATTTCTCCTGCAATTTCAGGAGATTCCGTATTTGGGGCATCTCCCCCAGCTCTTTTTGTAGGAAGCTACGGTCACCCCAGGGTTTCGGCAGGCCCCTTGATCCCTCCTTTAGCAAAGGAAAACGAAGCTTTGCTTTTAGAAGAACCTTCAGCCTGGGGAAACATGAAGATAGAAGACGTCATTTCCATGCGTTCCCGTATGGTCAGGGCAAACACGAGCCTGCATGTAAAAGATGCACGGAGCAAAGAAAATCCTCTTCTTGTAAAAGCCCAGGAACTGGCGCTTTCTAAAAAGCCAGTGGATACCGAGGCCTGGTTTTTTAAAGCCCCCAAACAGGAACTCAAATTCGATGCAGTCCTGACACCTATGGGCCCTTCAGGACTTATGAAAAACTTTGAGCTGGCCGAAAATCCGGATGTCCCTAAAAAAGTGGATTACCTGGTCTATGATACCGATGCCCTCGCAAAAGATGCTGTTACCGAACTATTAAAAAGTGACGTTTCCACGGAACATATCACCCGTCTTTTTTCCATAGGTCTGCTCGGAAAAGAGCGTAAAATAGTGCCTACCCGCTGGTCTATCACAGCCGTGGACGATATGGCAGGAAAGGAACTTGCAGACCGCATAAAGGATTTTCCCTGGGTTTCTGACATCAGGCTTTTCAGCGGGACGCATTTCGGAAACCATTTTGAAGTCCTTATCCTTCCAAGGGCTTATTCCTTTGAACTTATTGAAATCTGGCTCCCAAAAACTGTCTGGTCCGGGGAATCAAGCTGGATAGGAGAGGACAGTGAAGGGCTTGACGGAAAGAAAGGGTACTCCCCTCTGGCAGGAGGATATTATGCAGCAAGGCTTCCCGTACTTGAGTACCTGACAGAAATCAAGAGGCAGGCTTCAGTCTTTGTGCTGAGGGAAATTACTCCCGATTACTGGGCTCCTCTCGGAGTCTGGGTGGTCCGGGAGGGTATGAGAAATGCACTTCAAAATCCCCCAGGAACCTTCGAATCCCTGGAAGCAGCGGTTTCGGACCTTGCAGGCCGGGTGAAAACTCCAAAAATAGAATGGATAAAGCAGGCAAAGATGCTTTCTGATTTTCGGTTCCAGAAAACGCTCGATTCTTTTTTCAGTCTCTAA
- the purC gene encoding phosphoribosylaminoimidazolesuccinocarboxamide synthase, translating to MKREQLYSGKAKTIYATDNPDTLIAEFRNSLTAFNGEKKGEMEKKGYYNAQISKKVFEMLGGSGINTHFVSMLSNIEMLVKKVEIIKIEVIVRNIAAGSITKKYPMKEGTIFKSPVLVFDFKSDDYGDPMLNDDIAVALGVATREELAALRKLALRINELLVPYLDEKGILLPDFKLEFGRRDGEIILADEISCDTCRFWDKKTGQSMDKDVFRFDKGDISKAYEEVARRIVPEIFE from the coding sequence ATGAAAAGAGAACAGCTCTATTCAGGGAAAGCAAAGACCATCTATGCTACAGATAATCCCGACACCTTAATCGCCGAATTCCGAAACAGCCTGACCGCGTTCAACGGGGAGAAAAAAGGCGAGATGGAAAAGAAGGGTTACTACAATGCCCAGATCTCTAAAAAGGTATTTGAAATGCTGGGAGGCAGCGGGATAAATACGCATTTTGTCAGCATGCTTTCTAACATTGAGATGCTTGTAAAGAAAGTTGAAATCATAAAGATCGAGGTTATTGTCAGAAACATTGCCGCGGGCTCCATTACAAAAAAATATCCGATGAAAGAAGGTACTATCTTCAAGTCCCCTGTTCTCGTTTTTGATTTCAAAAGCGATGATTACGGAGATCCTATGCTAAATGACGACATCGCGGTTGCGCTTGGTGTCGCAACCCGCGAAGAACTTGCTGCCCTCCGGAAACTTGCGCTCAGGATCAATGAGCTACTTGTACCTTACCTTGACGAGAAGGGAATCCTGCTCCCCGATTTCAAGCTTGAGTTCGGAAGAAGGGACGGGGAAATAATCCTTGCCGACGAGATCTCCTGTGACACCTGCCGTTTCTGGGACAAGAAAACCGGGCAGTCCATGGATAAAGACGTTTTCAGGTTTGACAAAGGTGACATTTCCAAAGCTTATGAAGAAGTTGCCCGGCGCATTGTGCCCGAGATTTTTGAATAA
- a CDS encoding ATP-binding protein, with amino-acid sequence MSGIILDIVELLLTAEIYNRYPELDVNDLPKNIRKSYWSSTEKTVPKPIIASFVRLEKLYGVKDIEKSVRNVPFISVDRAHFELRLSAFELAAEWFEKQEGSQEKIENNPVLAYYFGEVRKVEAANYAAAKAKIRPKEVDREWIESLISEIRKEDKSEEMLKLVVIIAPEDVKQKVKDLVLTEEQKDEIEKIMKAIQHREYLREIGLHDIGKLLFVGPPGTGKTSVARALSEQLSIPFVEVKLSMITDQYLGETAKNIDRVFLLAKKLNPCILFIDELDFVAKARTSDENAAIKRAVNTLLKAIDEISLVEHGVLLIAATNHPRMLDSAAWRRFDEIVHFPLPDLDMRKNILDIVTRHIEGDLDTKEIAELTEGYSGSDLRMVIREAVLSALLEERKVLTQEDLLEAVKSFDERANLKSDEYRGKNFS; translated from the coding sequence ATGTCAGGGATTATACTAGACATAGTAGAGCTGCTTTTGACCGCAGAGATCTATAACCGCTATCCAGAACTGGACGTGAACGACCTTCCCAAGAATATTCGGAAAAGTTACTGGAGCAGCACAGAAAAAACAGTTCCCAAACCCATAATAGCTTCATTTGTAAGGCTCGAAAAACTATATGGGGTTAAAGATATCGAAAAAAGTGTAAGGAATGTACCTTTCATAAGCGTCGATAGGGCTCACTTTGAACTCCGCCTGAGTGCATTTGAACTTGCCGCAGAATGGTTTGAAAAACAGGAAGGTTCCCAGGAGAAAATTGAAAATAATCCTGTCCTTGCTTATTATTTCGGAGAAGTCAGAAAGGTTGAGGCTGCAAACTATGCCGCTGCAAAAGCAAAGATCAGGCCGAAGGAAGTCGACAGGGAATGGATCGAATCCCTGATATCCGAAATCAGGAAAGAGGACAAAAGCGAAGAGATGCTCAAGCTCGTTGTCATTATCGCTCCTGAAGACGTCAAACAGAAAGTCAAGGATCTTGTGCTTACAGAAGAGCAGAAGGACGAAATTGAAAAAATTATGAAAGCTATCCAGCACAGGGAATACCTGCGGGAAATCGGACTGCATGATATAGGAAAACTCCTGTTTGTAGGACCGCCGGGCACCGGAAAGACATCAGTTGCCCGTGCCCTTTCCGAACAGCTCTCCATACCTTTTGTAGAGGTCAAGCTCTCGATGATTACGGATCAGTACCTCGGAGAGACCGCAAAAAACATAGACCGGGTTTTTTTGCTTGCCAAAAAACTGAATCCGTGTATTCTTTTCATAGACGAACTGGACTTTGTTGCAAAAGCCAGGACTTCAGACGAAAACGCCGCAATCAAGAGGGCGGTTAATACGCTCCTGAAAGCTATAGACGAAATCAGCCTGGTAGAACATGGAGTCCTCCTGATTGCTGCAACAAACCACCCCAGAATGCTTGACAGTGCCGCATGGAGACGTTTTGACGAAATAGTTCATTTCCCTCTGCCTGACCTTGATATGCGCAAAAATATCCTGGACATTGTGACCCGGCATATAGAGGGAGACCTCGATACGAAAGAGATTGCGGAATTAACCGAAGGTTATTCGGGTTCCGACCTGCGCATGGTTATTAGGGAGGCTGTCCTGAGCGCCCTTCTGGAAGAACGCAAGGTACTCACCCAGGAGGACCTGCTGGAAGCCGTAAAGTCTTTTGATGAAAGGGCAAACCTCAAATCCGATGAATACAGAGGGAAGAATTTTTCATGA
- a CDS encoding MBL fold metallo-hydrolase, whose translation MRLTLLGTGDAVGTPKIGCNCPACEDARKGGKSQRLRYSILVESNRGKILIDTSPDLRQQFLRQRLSGIDGVIWTHGHYDHYAGFGEFYRVQHKVDVYGIQETLDYIDRYVSFLNPRYHYVKLYEPFELIGLEFTLFKVSHPPVETPAGVVILEGDTKVVVTSDTNTEIPEKSLEYMKDPDLLIADAIVPPHIHIKKHMNSEEAMALAQKLNAKEVILTHLSHLFRPHHIESMFLPLGYDGQVFEF comes from the coding sequence ATGAGGCTAACGCTGCTCGGGACCGGAGACGCTGTCGGGACTCCGAAAATTGGCTGCAACTGCCCGGCATGTGAAGACGCCCGTAAAGGTGGAAAGAGCCAGCGTCTTCGTTATTCAATCCTCGTGGAATCCAACCGGGGCAAAATTCTCATTGATACCAGCCCGGACCTCAGGCAGCAATTCCTCAGGCAAAGACTTTCGGGTATAGACGGGGTTATCTGGACACATGGACATTACGACCACTACGCGGGCTTCGGAGAGTTTTACAGGGTTCAGCATAAAGTTGACGTCTATGGAATTCAAGAAACCCTGGATTACATAGACCGGTATGTTTCTTTCCTGAACCCCAGGTACCACTATGTAAAACTCTATGAGCCTTTTGAATTGATCGGGCTTGAATTCACTCTTTTTAAGGTATCCCACCCTCCGGTAGAAACCCCTGCAGGAGTTGTTATCCTTGAAGGGGATACCAAGGTTGTGGTCACGAGTGATACGAACACGGAAATCCCTGAAAAAAGCCTGGAGTATATGAAAGACCCTGATCTTCTTATTGCAGATGCCATTGTTCCTCCGCATATCCACATTAAAAAGCACATGAATTCGGAAGAAGCCATGGCACTTGCTCAAAAGCTCAACGCAAAAGAAGTCATTCTGACCCATCTCAGCCACTTATTCCGCCCGCACCACATCGAATCAATGTTTTTACCCCTGGGGTATGACGGACAGGTCTTTGAGTTTTAA
- a CDS encoding deoxyribodipyrimidine photo-lyase — protein MNPKRIRTLKPGKSGDGSVAYWMSRDQRVEDNWALLFARAIAQETNVPVVVVFCLTEGFLGAGRRHYEFMLKGLQELEGALSRRKIPFYFLRGDAGQKIPEFVKEYDVGTLITDFSPLRIKAEWVEKIIPEIEIPFFEVDAHNVVPCWEASPKQEYAAHTFRPKLYGHLSEFLEEFPELEPNSESLKIRSGTGMPGILSRAQETGIKALLPEEISDKNKDLLFEPDNFEPGEKAARKVMESFLAERLDSYNTLRNDPTKNVLSNLSPYLHFGQISAQSVVLQVEKAKNDPESKKDFLDEILVWKEIADNFCYYNPEYDSSESFPDWAKKSLNAHRNDRRKYIYTLEEFEAAKTHDPLWNASQIELLRTGKMHSYMRMYWAKKILEWSESPEKALEIAICLNDRYELDGRDPNGYAGIAWSIGGVHDRAWKEREVTGKIRYMSYEGCKRKFDVKLYIEKYSAL, from the coding sequence ATGAACCCTAAACGCATCCGGACTCTCAAACCGGGGAAATCAGGAGACGGGTCTGTTGCTTACTGGATGAGCCGCGACCAGAGGGTTGAGGACAACTGGGCCCTGCTCTTTGCACGGGCAATAGCACAGGAGACGAATGTCCCTGTAGTTGTGGTTTTCTGTCTGACTGAAGGGTTTCTGGGAGCTGGGAGAAGACATTATGAATTCATGCTCAAAGGTCTGCAGGAACTTGAGGGAGCCCTTTCCCGGAGAAAGATTCCCTTCTACTTTCTACGAGGAGACGCGGGGCAAAAAATCCCTGAGTTTGTAAAAGAGTATGATGTAGGGACTCTAATTACTGATTTCAGTCCGCTTCGCATAAAGGCTGAATGGGTAGAGAAAATTATTCCTGAAATCGAAATTCCGTTTTTTGAGGTTGATGCCCACAATGTGGTGCCCTGCTGGGAAGCTTCTCCAAAACAGGAGTATGCGGCGCATACTTTTCGTCCGAAACTCTATGGGCACCTCTCCGAATTTCTGGAGGAATTTCCGGAACTTGAGCCAAACTCAGAATCTTTGAAAATCCGATCAGGGACCGGTATGCCGGGAATTTTATCCCGGGCACAGGAAACCGGAATAAAAGCCCTGCTTCCGGAGGAAATCTCCGACAAAAATAAGGATTTGCTCTTTGAGCCCGATAATTTCGAACCCGGAGAAAAAGCTGCTAGGAAGGTAATGGAGAGTTTTCTTGCAGAGCGGCTTGATTCTTACAACACGTTGCGTAACGACCCTACAAAGAACGTACTCTCAAACCTTTCCCCTTACCTTCATTTCGGGCAAATCTCAGCGCAAAGTGTGGTGCTTCAAGTGGAAAAAGCAAAAAATGACCCAGAATCAAAGAAAGATTTCCTGGACGAGATCCTTGTATGGAAAGAGATTGCGGACAACTTCTGTTATTACAACCCCGAATATGATAGCTCTGAGAGTTTTCCCGACTGGGCAAAGAAGTCCCTGAATGCCCACCGGAATGACCGGAGAAAGTATATTTACACCCTTGAGGAGTTCGAGGCCGCAAAGACGCATGATCCACTCTGGAATGCAAGCCAGATTGAACTGCTCCGTACCGGGAAGATGCACAGCTATATGCGGATGTACTGGGCAAAAAAGATTCTTGAATGGAGCGAATCTCCCGAAAAAGCCCTTGAAATTGCAATCTGCCTGAACGACAGGTATGAGCTGGACGGAAGGGACCCCAATGGTTATGCCGGAATTGCCTGGAGTATCGGAGGCGTCCATGACCGAGCCTGGAAGGAAAGAGAAGTAACAGGAAAAATCCGATATATGAGTTATGAGGGCTGCAAAAGAAAATTCGACGTCAAATTATATATTGAAAAATATTCAGCTCTGTAG
- a CDS encoding DUF378 domain-containing protein — translation MAVRNPVDLIALILVIVGGLNWGLVGLFEYNLVDAIFGVGSTLSRIIYIIVGLAALYMIYFTVRAETYQTHETAVRH, via the coding sequence ATGGCAGTAAGGAATCCAGTAGACTTGATCGCCCTTATACTTGTTATAGTGGGCGGATTAAACTGGGGGCTTGTCGGACTCTTTGAGTATAACCTTGTAGATGCTATTTTCGGGGTAGGAAGTACTCTTTCGAGGATTATCTACATAATTGTCGGGCTTGCAGCACTTTATATGATCTATTTCACTGTAAGAGCCGAAACATATCAGACTCATGAGACCGCAGTACGTCACTAA
- a CDS encoding peroxiredoxin, whose amino-acid sequence MENTSLESGQSAPDFCLPDQEGNRTCLENFRGKWVVLYFYPRDNTPGCSLEAKNFSCLKKYFEAENAVILGVSRDSEESHRKFMEKKELKIKLLSDEQAEVHGKYDVLHPKHFRGKDVISAVRTTFLINQEGIIVKVWDNVKAAGHAEKVLSELKKLKEM is encoded by the coding sequence ATGGAAAATACTTCACTGGAATCAGGGCAGTCTGCACCTGATTTTTGCCTTCCAGACCAGGAAGGGAACCGGACCTGCCTTGAAAACTTCAGAGGTAAATGGGTAGTCCTATACTTTTATCCGAGGGATAACACTCCGGGCTGCAGCCTGGAAGCTAAAAATTTCAGCTGCCTGAAAAAATATTTCGAAGCTGAAAATGCGGTGATCCTGGGAGTCAGCAGGGATAGTGAGGAATCTCACAGGAAATTTATGGAAAAGAAAGAACTCAAAATAAAACTGCTTTCTGATGAGCAGGCAGAAGTCCACGGAAAATACGATGTTCTGCACCCTAAACACTTCAGGGGCAAGGATGTTATAAGCGCTGTCCGGACAACTTTTCTTATCAACCAGGAAGGAATAATTGTAAAGGTCTGGGATAACGTTAAAGCTGCGGGACATGCCGAAAAAGTACTTTCGGAACTGAAAAAATTGAAAGAAATGTGA
- a CDS encoding pyrimidine dimer DNA glycosylase/endonuclease V — protein sequence MRIWDIPPENMCRQHLLGEHRELHALWSIITNNKKAYAHHPETLRWKGKLKALYLRHEALVEEMGRRGYNHHTPLDPALATGKAVQDEFVDSYEKQVRILKERGCECRV from the coding sequence ATGAGAATCTGGGACATCCCTCCTGAGAATATGTGCAGGCAGCACCTTCTGGGAGAACACCGCGAATTGCACGCCCTGTGGTCAATAATTACCAATAACAAGAAAGCTTATGCCCACCACCCCGAGACCCTGAGATGGAAAGGGAAATTAAAAGCCCTCTACCTGAGGCACGAGGCTCTTGTGGAAGAAATGGGAAGAAGAGGATACAATCACCATACCCCACTGGACCCTGCTCTTGCGACAGGAAAAGCTGTGCAGGACGAGTTTGTTGACTCTTATGAAAAACAGGTCAGAATCCTCAAGGAAAGAGGATGTGAATGCCGGGTCTGA
- a CDS encoding radical SAM protein, with translation MSRFDPILASKALWQIRIKKRPFVLSHGVNANCNMRCKFCEYWKETGTEPSRDEVFRLLDDAKKFGIGVYNAWTTEPLLRKDLPLIMAHAKKLGLVTSMVTNGKLLYERVEELEDVDFLSVSVDGVESYKEIRRMDFETLLKGLKKAIEVRKLQKQKNPILMNCVLTGKNLDDIETLILLAKKLGVKISFEPVHEFPGISEEIWNEIGIRDKEKFRSVVDRIIELKKEGYPVINSKTYLGMVRDGNMDYKCRASSVIINVTYDGTAETCRVQHEPLGNVMTDGFEKVWNNSTERRKKIVENCESCLFFGYTENSLMQGFNPEVLMHYEWM, from the coding sequence ATGTCCCGATTTGACCCCATCCTTGCTTCAAAAGCCCTCTGGCAGATAAGGATAAAAAAGCGTCCTTTTGTCCTATCTCACGGCGTAAATGCTAACTGCAATATGCGTTGCAAGTTCTGCGAATACTGGAAAGAGACCGGAACAGAACCCTCAAGAGACGAGGTATTCAGGCTTCTGGATGATGCGAAAAAATTCGGGATCGGCGTTTATAACGCCTGGACAACGGAACCTCTACTCAGAAAAGACCTGCCCCTGATAATGGCTCACGCAAAGAAACTCGGGCTGGTCACCTCCATGGTCACGAACGGAAAGCTGCTTTACGAGAGAGTGGAAGAGCTTGAGGACGTGGACTTCCTGTCGGTTTCCGTGGATGGGGTTGAAAGCTACAAAGAAATCCGGCGGATGGATTTCGAAACCCTTCTGAAAGGCCTGAAAAAGGCTATTGAGGTCAGAAAACTCCAGAAACAGAAAAACCCGATCCTGATGAACTGCGTGCTCACAGGGAAAAACCTTGATGACATTGAAACCCTTATTCTGCTTGCAAAAAAGCTGGGCGTAAAAATTTCATTCGAACCCGTCCACGAGTTTCCGGGCATCAGCGAGGAAATCTGGAACGAGATCGGAATCCGCGACAAAGAAAAATTCCGCAGCGTCGTGGACAGGATAATCGAACTTAAAAAAGAAGGCTATCCCGTCATCAACTCAAAGACCTACCTCGGCATGGTCAGGGACGGAAACATGGACTACAAATGCCGGGCAAGCAGCGTAATCATCAACGTTACCTATGACGGTACAGCCGAAACCTGCCGGGTGCAGCATGAACCGCTCGGAAACGTCATGACGGACGGATTTGAGAAGGTGTGGAATAATTCCACGGAGCGCAGGAAAAAAATTGTAGAGAACTGTGAAAGCTGCCTTTTTTTCGGATATACGGAAAATAGCTTGATGCAGGGATTTAACCCGGAAGTTTTGATGCATTACGAGTGGATGTAA
- a CDS encoding type II toxin-antitoxin system HicB family antitoxin translates to MVNMTKQKFVVLIEKDEDGIYIGTVPELKGCIAMEMHLTS, encoded by the coding sequence ATGGTCAATATGACAAAACAAAAATTTGTCGTGCTAATCGAAAAAGACGAAGATGGGATCTACATCGGAACTGTTCCCGAACTGAAAGGGTGCATAGCTATGGAGATGCACCTGACGAGTTAA
- the rpl12p gene encoding 50S ribosomal protein P1, translated as MEYIYAALLLHNAGKAVTEEAITAVLQAAGIEVNEARAKALVAALEGVDIEDAIAKAAFAAPAAAAAPAAAAAAEVEAPAEEEEEEEEDHAEEDGMAGLGALFG; from the coding sequence ATGGAATACATATATGCAGCTCTCTTATTGCACAACGCTGGCAAAGCAGTTACCGAAGAAGCAATCACTGCCGTTCTTCAGGCAGCCGGTATCGAAGTGAACGAAGCCAGGGCAAAGGCCCTTGTTGCAGCCCTTGAAGGCGTGGACATCGAAGATGCAATCGCCAAGGCAGCATTCGCAGCCCCTGCTGCAGCAGCCGCACCCGCAGCAGCCGCAGCAGCAGAAGTAGAAGCTCCTGCTGAGGAAGAGGAAGAGGAAGAAGAGGATCATGCCGAAGAAGACGGAATGGCCGGTCTCGGCGCCCTTTTCGGATAA
- a CDS encoding 50S ribosomal protein L10 codes for MAEERHHTEHIPQWKKDEIENIKELIQSHKVFGMVGIEGILATKIQKIRRDLKDVAVLKVSRNTLTERALNQLGETIPEMNRYLNKQTALIFTNESPFKLYKLLEQTKTPSPIRGGAIAPADITVQKGPTSFPPGPILGELQSAGIPASIDAGKVAVKETKVVCKAGEVVPQKLATMLSKLEIYPLIVGLDLRAAYDDGTIYEPGLLAVDESKYFSDIIRAAQNAFNLSVNTAYPTSATISTLLAKASAEAKNLGVNSVILEPGVMDALLAKAHVQMTAVASEAADKDANAVDDDLREVLGAAASAAASAAAAAPAAEEEVKKEEEPEEEEEDHAEEDGMAGLGALFG; via the coding sequence ATGGCAGAAGAAAGGCATCACACCGAGCACATCCCGCAGTGGAAAAAGGATGAAATCGAAAACATTAAGGAACTCATCCAGTCCCATAAGGTTTTCGGGATGGTCGGGATCGAAGGCATCCTCGCAACCAAAATCCAGAAGATTCGCCGGGACCTTAAGGACGTTGCGGTGCTCAAAGTCTCCAGGAACACCCTCACAGAGCGGGCGTTAAACCAGCTTGGGGAAACTATTCCCGAGATGAACAGGTACCTTAACAAGCAGACCGCTCTGATATTTACCAATGAAAGTCCCTTCAAGCTTTACAAACTTCTCGAGCAGACAAAAACACCTTCTCCGATCAGGGGAGGTGCAATAGCTCCTGCGGATATAACTGTCCAGAAGGGGCCCACCAGTTTCCCACCCGGGCCTATTCTGGGTGAACTCCAGAGCGCAGGAATTCCCGCTTCTATCGATGCCGGAAAAGTCGCAGTTAAGGAAACAAAGGTTGTCTGTAAAGCAGGCGAGGTAGTCCCGCAGAAGCTCGCCACAATGCTTTCAAAGCTGGAGATTTACCCACTCATAGTAGGGCTTGACCTTAGAGCCGCCTACGATGACGGGACAATTTATGAGCCGGGACTCCTTGCAGTTGACGAAAGCAAGTATTTCTCTGACATAATCAGGGCAGCTCAGAATGCTTTCAATCTATCGGTCAACACCGCATACCCGACAAGTGCAACAATTAGCACCCTGCTGGCAAAAGCCAGTGCAGAAGCAAAGAACCTTGGTGTCAATTCTGTTATCCTTGAACCGGGAGTTATGGATGCTCTGCTGGCAAAAGCACATGTCCAGATGACAGCCGTTGCATCCGAAGCCGCAGACAAAGACGCAAATGCCGTGGATGACGACCTTAGGGAAGTTCTCGGAGCAGCCGCAAGTGCAGCCGCAAGTGCAGCCGCAGCAGCTCCAGCAGCAGAAGAAGAAGTAAAGAAGGAAGAAGAACCTGAAGAGGAAGAAGAGGATCATGCCGAAGAAGACGGAATGGCCGGCCTCGGTGCCCTTTTCGGATAA
- a CDS encoding 50S ribosomal protein L1 translates to MVEKTILEAVKKVVEDSPKRNFSESVDLAINLKNLDMNQPKNRVDEEVILPHGLGKELKIGVFAKGDVGLKAKAAGAAYVISDVELEELAADKNRARVLANECDLFIAETQFMPIIGKNLGIVLGPRGKMPIPLMPNKDVGELIQSKQNAVKLRSKDRLTFHVAVGRRNMNPEDLAENVETIVGRLERVLDKGKHNLRTVYVTTTMGKSERVV, encoded by the coding sequence ATGGTAGAAAAGACTATACTGGAAGCTGTCAAGAAAGTCGTTGAGGATTCGCCAAAACGCAATTTCTCGGAAAGCGTAGATCTGGCGATTAACTTAAAGAACCTTGACATGAACCAACCAAAGAACAGAGTCGATGAAGAAGTAATTCTTCCGCACGGGCTCGGAAAAGAGCTGAAGATCGGCGTTTTTGCAAAAGGTGATGTTGGCCTGAAGGCAAAGGCTGCCGGTGCTGCGTATGTTATTTCTGACGTTGAGCTTGAAGAGCTGGCAGCTGACAAAAACAGAGCCCGAGTTCTTGCAAACGAATGTGACCTTTTTATCGCAGAAACTCAGTTCATGCCGATCATCGGTAAGAACCTTGGTATTGTGCTGGGACCCAGAGGTAAGATGCCTATCCCGCTCATGCCGAACAAGGATGTCGGTGAACTGATCCAGAGCAAGCAGAATGCGGTCAAGCTCAGGTCAAAAGACAGACTTACCTTCCATGTGGCTGTTGGCAGAAGGAACATGAATCCTGAAGACCTTGCCGAGAATGTTGAAACCATTGTTGGTAGACTTGAGCGTGTCCTTGATAAGGGCAAGCACAACCTCAGGACGGTCTATGTCACGACAACCATGGGAAAATCAGAGAGGGTGGTGTAA
- a CDS encoding 50S ribosomal protein L11 — MTSIVEALVPGGKANPGPPLGPALGPLGVNIKEVVEKINEKTRDYNGMQVPVKVIVDDKKNVEIEVGTPPTASLVMKELGIQKGSGNAGSEVVGNLTIPQVAKVARMKKEDVLSYDLKAAMKEVIGSCVPMGVNVEGMEAKECQKALDEGKFDDLLAGEAW, encoded by the coding sequence ATGACAAGTATTGTTGAAGCACTTGTCCCCGGAGGCAAAGCGAATCCCGGACCACCATTAGGTCCGGCACTTGGTCCGCTCGGGGTCAACATAAAAGAAGTGGTCGAAAAGATCAACGAAAAAACAAGGGACTACAATGGAATGCAGGTCCCTGTGAAAGTAATTGTTGACGACAAGAAAAATGTCGAGATCGAAGTAGGCACCCCTCCTACCGCATCTCTGGTCATGAAAGAGCTGGGGATCCAGAAAGGGTCAGGAAATGCAGGAAGCGAGGTCGTTGGAAATCTTACAATCCCGCAGGTAGCAAAAGTTGCCCGTATGAAAAAGGAAGACGTGCTATCTTATGACCTCAAAGCCGCAATGAAAGAAGTAATAGGCTCCTGTGTCCCGATGGGCGTGAACGTAGAGGGAATGGAAGCTAAGGAATGCCAGAAGGCACTCGACGAAGGCAAATTTGACGACTTGCTTGCAGGCGAGGCATGGTAA